In a single window of the Nicotiana tomentosiformis chromosome 8, ASM39032v3, whole genome shotgun sequence genome:
- the LOC104111608 gene encoding mechanosensitive ion channel protein 10-like isoform X2 has translation MSLSVLFFLYSPSLSPNKPPKIPTTETLARRKSLARCTYSRPKSRFGEQSVPIDANMFNEQAAEQSASSPNRNVSNHASPTAKMGSSNTFKETTRTVSISVTPRTPLMASPGGFGGVDEDEEIYKKVSSRNKLKYNRVKAKVLIEWLLFLCLLGCLLASLLVNKFYNWKLLDLRIWKWIVLVMVTFSGMLVTKWFIHFVALLIELNFLLRKKVLYFVFGLKKSVRVCIWFSLVLLTWVLLFSHEERSRTAEKVTDFITWTSTALLIGAFLWLLKTLLLKILAASFHANTFFDRIQGSIFHQYILLSLSGLPIMESAQMLGRSNSASQFSFRRAKKGKDGEEKKEKAVIDINKLHQMKREKVSAWTMKMLIDVISNSGLSTISGSIGENDYDAACEQADKEITSELEAIIAAYDIFRNVAPPGSKCIDEYDLRRFLIKEEVDIVFPMIDVAETGQIDRKSFTEWVVKVYQGRKVLSHSLKDTKTAVKQLNKVVTCILVVVIIIIWLLLVGIATTKVIVFLSSQLVVAAFIFGNTCKTIFEAIIFVFVMHPFDVGDRCVIDGVQMIVEEMNILTTVFLRTPVEKIGALKEKTKKYLEKTPQYWHPNHSVVVKEIENMNKIKMALYFNHTMNFQNFGEKNRRKTEMILEMKKMFDELNIKYDHLPREVHLLDQRAISGNTR, from the exons ATGTCTCTCTCAGTCTTATTTTTCTT GTATAGTCCAAGCCTAAGCCCCAACAAACCACCCAAAATCCCCACCACTGAAACTCTCGCTCGGCGAAAATCCCTTGCAAGATGTACGTATTCGAGACCTAAATCAAGATTCGGCGAACAATCTGTACCTATTGATGCTAACATGTTTAATGAACAAGCTGCTGAGCAAAGTGCAAGTTCCCCCAATAGGAATGTATCTAACCATGCTTCTCCTACTGCTAAAATGGGTTCCAGTAATACATTTAAAGAGACAACAAGAACGGTGTCTATATCAGTAACCCCAAGAACACCATTAATGGCATCACCAGGTGGTTTTGGAGGAGTGGATGAAGATGAGGAGATATATAAGAAAGTGAGCTCAAGGAATAAGTTGAAGTATAACAGAGTTAAAGCAAAAGTTCTGATTGAATGGCTGCTGTTTCTTTGCCTTTTAGGATGTTTACTTGCTAGTTTATTGGTAAACAAGTTCTATAATTGGAAGCTTTTGGATTTGAGGATCTGGAAATGGATTGTCCTTGTTATGGTGACCTTTAGTGGCATGCTGGTTACTAAGTGGTTTATACAttttgttgccttgttgatagaATTGAACTTTTTGTTGAGGAAGAAGGTGTTGTATTTTGTCTTTGGTTTAAAGAAAAGTGTTCGAGTTTGCATTTGGTTTAGCTTGGTTCTTCTCACATGGGTTCTGCTCTTCTCACACGAGGAGCGGTCACGTACCGCTGAGAAGGTTACTGATTTTATTACCTGGACTAGTACAGCTTTGCTTATTGGTGCATTCTTGTGGCTCTTGAAGACTTTGCTGCTAAAGATTTTGGCTGCCTCCTTCCACGCAAACACATTCTTTGACCGGATTCAAGGGTCAATCTTTCATCAGTATATTCTACTGAGTCTATCAGGACTCCCAATTATGGAGTCTGCTCAGATGTTGGGGAGATCAAACAGTGCCAGTCAATTTAGTTTCCGCAGAGCAAAGAAGGGAAAAGATGGggaggaaaagaaagaaaaggcagTGATTGATATCAATAAACTTCATCAGATGAAGCGAGAAAAGGTCTCTGCATGGACCATGAAAATGTTAATTGATGTAATATCTAACTCAGGACTTTCCACTATCTCTGGCTCGATCGGTGAGAATGACTATGATGCAGCATGTGAGCAAGCAGATAAAGAGATCACCAGTGAATTGGAAGCAATAATTGCTGCCTATGACATCTTCAGGAATGTCGCACCGCCTGGTTCCAA GTGCATTGATGAGTATGATCTTAGGAGATTCTTGATAAAAGAAGAGGTTGATATTGTGTTCCCCATGATAGATGTGGCAGAAACTGGACAGATTGATAGGAAATCATTCACGGAATGGGTG GTTAAGGTTTATCAAGGACGCAAAGTTCTATCACATTCTTTGAAAGATACAAAAACTGCTGtgaagcagttgaacaaggtcgtGACATGCATTCTGGTTGTCGTAATAATCATCATATGGCTCCTTTTGGTGGGAATAGCGACTACTAAAGTGATTGTCTTTCTGTCGTCACAACTCGTGGTAGCTGCTTTTATTTTTGGGAATACTTGCAAGACCATATTTGAAGCTATTATATTCGTATTTGTGATGCATCCTTTTGATGTTGGTGATCGATGTGTCATTGATGGTGTTCAG ATGATTGTTGAAGAAATGAATATCCTAACCACAGTATTCTTGAG GACACCTGTGGAAAAGATAGGAGCTTTaaaagagaaaacaaagaa GTACTTAGAGAAAACTCCCCAGTATTGGCATCCTAATCACAGCGTGGTGGTGAAGGAGATTGAAAATATGAACAAAATCAAAATGGCACTCTATTTCAATCATactatgaactttcaaaactttGGTGAAAAGAACAGACGAAAAACTGAGATGATCCTTGAAATGAAGAAAATGTTTGACGAGCTTAATATAAAATATGATCATCTTCCCCGGGAGGTTCATCTTCTCGATCAAAGAGCAATAAGTGGGAACACTAGATGA
- the LOC138896921 gene encoding uncharacterized protein has product MASVCMAMPMTKASQKRVTPASDAFFKPLPVNPSKAVFVNKVSKSKLEISASLKEKAITGLTAAALTASMVVPDVAQAAEGLSPSLKNFLLSIVSGGVVLTAIIGAIVGVSNFDPVKRS; this is encoded by the coding sequence ATGGCTTCAGTTTGCATGGCTATGCCAATGACCAAAGCAAGCCAAAAGAGGGTTACACCAGCCTCAGATGCTTTCTTTAAGCCATTGCCAGTGAATCCATCAAAGGCAGTGTTTGTGAACAAAGTCTCAAAATCAAAGCTTGAAATATCAGCTTCATTGAAGGAGAAGGCAATTACTGGGCTAACAGCAGCTGCTTTGACAGCTTCAATGGTGGTTCCAGATGTAGCTCAGGCTGCTGAAGGACTTTCACCATCTTTGAAGAACTTCTTGCTCAGCATAGTGTCAGGTGGGGTTGTGCTTACTGCCATTATTGGAGCTATTGTTGGTGTTTCCAACTTTGATCCTGTTAAGAGAAGTTAA
- the LOC104111608 gene encoding mechanosensitive ion channel protein 10-like isoform X1, producing the protein MSLSVLFFLYSPSLSPNKPPKIPTTETLARRKSLARCTYSRPKSRFGEQSVPIDANMFNEQAAEQSASSPNRNVSNHASPTAKMGSSNTFKETTRTVSISVTPRTPLMASPGGFGGVDEDEEIYKKVSSRNKLKYNRVKAKVLIEWLLFLCLLGCLLASLLVNKFYNWKLLDLRIWKWIVLVMVTFSGMLVTKWFIHFVALLIELNFLLRKKVLYFVFGLKKSVRVCIWFSLVLLTWVLLFSHEERSRTAEKVTDFITWTSTALLIGAFLWLLKTLLLKILAASFHANTFFDRIQGSIFHQYILLSLSGLPIMESAQMLGRSNSASQFSFRRAKKGKDGEEKKEKAVIDINKLHQMKREKVSAWTMKMLIDVISNSGLSTISGSIGENDYDAACEQADKEITSELEAIIAAYDIFRNVAPPGSKCIDEYDLRRFLIKEEVDIVFPMIDVAETGQIDRKSFTEWVVKVYQGRKVLSHSLKDTKTAVKQLNKVVTCILVVVIIIIWLLLVGIATTKVIVFLSSQLVVAAFIFGNTCKTIFEAIIFVFVMHPFDVGDRCVIDGVQMIVEEMNILTTVFLRFDNEKIFYPNSVLAVKPISNFYRSPEMGDAFEFSIDYRTPVEKIGALKEKTKKYLEKTPQYWHPNHSVVVKEIENMNKIKMALYFNHTMNFQNFGEKNRRKTEMILEMKKMFDELNIKYDHLPREVHLLDQRAISGNTR; encoded by the exons ATGTCTCTCTCAGTCTTATTTTTCTT GTATAGTCCAAGCCTAAGCCCCAACAAACCACCCAAAATCCCCACCACTGAAACTCTCGCTCGGCGAAAATCCCTTGCAAGATGTACGTATTCGAGACCTAAATCAAGATTCGGCGAACAATCTGTACCTATTGATGCTAACATGTTTAATGAACAAGCTGCTGAGCAAAGTGCAAGTTCCCCCAATAGGAATGTATCTAACCATGCTTCTCCTACTGCTAAAATGGGTTCCAGTAATACATTTAAAGAGACAACAAGAACGGTGTCTATATCAGTAACCCCAAGAACACCATTAATGGCATCACCAGGTGGTTTTGGAGGAGTGGATGAAGATGAGGAGATATATAAGAAAGTGAGCTCAAGGAATAAGTTGAAGTATAACAGAGTTAAAGCAAAAGTTCTGATTGAATGGCTGCTGTTTCTTTGCCTTTTAGGATGTTTACTTGCTAGTTTATTGGTAAACAAGTTCTATAATTGGAAGCTTTTGGATTTGAGGATCTGGAAATGGATTGTCCTTGTTATGGTGACCTTTAGTGGCATGCTGGTTACTAAGTGGTTTATACAttttgttgccttgttgatagaATTGAACTTTTTGTTGAGGAAGAAGGTGTTGTATTTTGTCTTTGGTTTAAAGAAAAGTGTTCGAGTTTGCATTTGGTTTAGCTTGGTTCTTCTCACATGGGTTCTGCTCTTCTCACACGAGGAGCGGTCACGTACCGCTGAGAAGGTTACTGATTTTATTACCTGGACTAGTACAGCTTTGCTTATTGGTGCATTCTTGTGGCTCTTGAAGACTTTGCTGCTAAAGATTTTGGCTGCCTCCTTCCACGCAAACACATTCTTTGACCGGATTCAAGGGTCAATCTTTCATCAGTATATTCTACTGAGTCTATCAGGACTCCCAATTATGGAGTCTGCTCAGATGTTGGGGAGATCAAACAGTGCCAGTCAATTTAGTTTCCGCAGAGCAAAGAAGGGAAAAGATGGggaggaaaagaaagaaaaggcagTGATTGATATCAATAAACTTCATCAGATGAAGCGAGAAAAGGTCTCTGCATGGACCATGAAAATGTTAATTGATGTAATATCTAACTCAGGACTTTCCACTATCTCTGGCTCGATCGGTGAGAATGACTATGATGCAGCATGTGAGCAAGCAGATAAAGAGATCACCAGTGAATTGGAAGCAATAATTGCTGCCTATGACATCTTCAGGAATGTCGCACCGCCTGGTTCCAA GTGCATTGATGAGTATGATCTTAGGAGATTCTTGATAAAAGAAGAGGTTGATATTGTGTTCCCCATGATAGATGTGGCAGAAACTGGACAGATTGATAGGAAATCATTCACGGAATGGGTG GTTAAGGTTTATCAAGGACGCAAAGTTCTATCACATTCTTTGAAAGATACAAAAACTGCTGtgaagcagttgaacaaggtcgtGACATGCATTCTGGTTGTCGTAATAATCATCATATGGCTCCTTTTGGTGGGAATAGCGACTACTAAAGTGATTGTCTTTCTGTCGTCACAACTCGTGGTAGCTGCTTTTATTTTTGGGAATACTTGCAAGACCATATTTGAAGCTATTATATTCGTATTTGTGATGCATCCTTTTGATGTTGGTGATCGATGTGTCATTGATGGTGTTCAG ATGATTGTTGAAGAAATGAATATCCTAACCACAGTATTCTTGAGGTTTGATAATGAAAAgatattctacccaaattcagtTTTGGCCGTCAAGCCAATCAGCAATTTCTACAGAAGTCCTGAGATGGGTGATGCCTTTGAGTTTTCCATTGATTACAGGACACCTGTGGAAAAGATAGGAGCTTTaaaagagaaaacaaagaa GTACTTAGAGAAAACTCCCCAGTATTGGCATCCTAATCACAGCGTGGTGGTGAAGGAGATTGAAAATATGAACAAAATCAAAATGGCACTCTATTTCAATCATactatgaactttcaaaactttGGTGAAAAGAACAGACGAAAAACTGAGATGATCCTTGAAATGAAGAAAATGTTTGACGAGCTTAATATAAAATATGATCATCTTCCCCGGGAGGTTCATCTTCTCGATCAAAGAGCAATAAGTGGGAACACTAGATGA